From Strigops habroptila isolate Jane chromosome 1, bStrHab1.2.pri, whole genome shotgun sequence, a single genomic window includes:
- the GPT gene encoding alanine aminotransferase 1: MRALRALRSRRLRAGRAMAAAAAPRRGSGSGSSSGSGSGSGSGSGSGPASAPGPGAGPRREPVLSPSSMNAAIRRVQYAVRGPIVTRALELERDLRQGVPKPFKEVIKANIGDAQAMGQRPITFLRQVVALCLYPELLSDSTIPEDAKARARRLLEACAGHSAGSYSASPGLDVVRQDVARFLQRRDGVPANPNHIFLSAGASEAIVTILKLLVSGSGPSRTGVLIPIPQYPLYSAAIAELDAVQLGYLLDEERCWALDVAELRRVLSEGRRSCCPRVLCIINPGNPTAQVQHSQPHIVHHSQPHIVHHSQPHIPWEEVTVGMSHQDGAQEVTTGMSPPGDGGTTMVMSHEDGAQEMVAPTPR, translated from the exons ATGCGCGCACTGAGGGCGCTGCGGTCCCGCAGGCTCCGCGCGGGTCgggccatggcggcggcggcggctccaAGGCGGGGATCGGGCTCCGGCTCCAgctccggctccggctccggctccggctccggctccggGTCGGGTCCGGCCTCGGCTCCGGGTCCGGGTGCGGGTCCGCGGCGGGAGCCGGTGCTGAGCCCCAGCTCCATGAACGCCGCCATCCGGAGGGTGCAGTACGCGGTGCGCGGCCCCATCGTCACCCGCGCCCTGGAGCTGGAGCGGGACCTGCGGCAG GGTGTCCCCAAGCCCTTCAAAGAGGTGATCAAGGCCAACATCGGTGACGCTCAAGCCATGGGGCAGAGACCCATCACCTTCCTGCGCCAG GTGGTGGCGCTGTGCCTGTACCCGGAGCTGCTCTCGGACTCCACCATCCCTGAGGACGCCAAAGCTCGAGCCCGGCGCCTGCTGGAGGCTTGTGCCGGGCACAGCGCGG GCTCGTACAGCGCCAGCCCCGGGCTGGACGTGGTGCGCCAGGACGTGGCGCGGTTCCTGCAGCGCCGCGATGGGGTCCCGGCCAACCCCAACCACATCTTCCTGTCCGCCGGCGCCAGCGAGGCCATCGTG ACCATCCTGAAGCTGCTGGTGTCGGGCTCGGGCCCGTCGCGCACGGGGGTGCTGATCCCCATCCCGCAGTACCCGCTCTACTCGGCGGCCATCGCGGAGCTCGACGCCGTCCAGCTCGGCTACTTGCTGGACGAGGAGCGGTGCTGGGCCCTGGACGTGGCCGAGCTGCGGCGGGTGCTGAGCGAGGGGCGCCGGAGCTGCTGCCCCCGCGTGCTCTGCATCATCAACCCCGGCAACCCCACCG CCCAGGTCCAgcattcccagccccacattGTCCAtcattcccagccccacattGTCCAtcattcccagccccacatcccct GGGAGGAGGTCACCGTGGGGATGTCCCACCAAGATGGAGCTCAGGAGGTCACCACGGGGATGTCCCCACCAGGAGATGGTGGCACCACCATGGTGATGTCCCATGAAGATGGAGCTCAGGAGATGGTGGCACCAACACCAAGGTGA